Proteins encoded together in one Defluviitalea raffinosedens window:
- a CDS encoding LytR/AlgR family response regulator transcription factor: protein MKAILVDDEKPALEELKYILSQKKDIEIIGAFTNSVKALEQILKEKPDIVFLDIEMPELNGFMVASEIIKADLGTFIVFVTAFDEYAIQAFEINAVDYVLKPFSEKRLQKTVHRIMEKYRQNQILNTKTALEQLLQKRPVNNPHKLPVWKNDRIILLNIEDILFCMVENGEIIIVTNEDRYRVEGTLGHLEEILPKENFFRCHRSFLVNLDAISEIIPWFNNTYIIKIKGMNDEIPISRRNIKEFKERLHLT from the coding sequence TTGAAAGCGATATTAGTGGATGATGAAAAACCAGCATTAGAGGAATTAAAATATATACTAAGTCAGAAAAAAGATATAGAAATTATAGGGGCATTTACCAATTCAGTAAAAGCTCTTGAACAGATCTTGAAAGAAAAACCAGATATTGTTTTCCTAGATATTGAAATGCCTGAACTTAATGGATTTATGGTTGCCAGTGAAATCATAAAAGCAGACCTAGGTACGTTTATTGTATTTGTAACAGCATTTGACGAATATGCCATTCAAGCTTTTGAAATTAACGCAGTGGATTATGTGCTAAAACCATTTTCGGAAAAAAGATTACAAAAAACCGTTCATCGCATTATGGAAAAGTACAGACAAAATCAGATTCTGAATACAAAAACTGCACTGGAACAGTTATTGCAAAAAAGACCAGTTAACAATCCGCATAAGTTGCCTGTCTGGAAAAATGATCGAATTATACTATTAAACATAGAAGATATATTATTCTGTATGGTAGAGAATGGAGAAATTATAATTGTAACCAATGAAGACCGGTATAGAGTGGAAGGAACTTTAGGGCATTTGGAAGAAATTCTTCCCAAGGAAAATTTTTTTAGATGTCATAGGAGTTTTTTGGTGAATCTGGACGCTATAAGCGAAATTATTCCTTGGTTTAATAATACCTATATTATAAAAATTAAAGGCATGAATGATGAAATTCCCATCAGCAGAAGAAACATAAAAGAGTTTAAAGAAAGACTTCATCTGACATAA